One Halobaculum sp. CBA1158 DNA segment encodes these proteins:
- the paaC gene encoding 1,2-phenylacetyl-CoA epoxidase subunit PaaC → MSDDPRTGDAGDDAPGSDDAPGGDDGPAAASLDRDDLTPEQQVALEELLFRLADDEFVHAERLTEWQIFAPTIESDLALANVAQDEFGHARLWYDLLQELGYTEEECIWRRPAGEWTHATLVERPFDDDGWGDAVVRTYLYDVAERIRLEALVDTSYAPLADRVGKALAEEEYHREHALSWLERLASDDDARERLQAAVDDLFAHALSLWCPGEHEAEIRAAGFRRESLTSMREEWLDTVVPTLEGYGLVVPEPDGVARPEARGRDGSHTDDWFDLYEAFTATHREVDFDRPARLRGEEA, encoded by the coding sequence ACGCCGGCGACGACGCGCCCGGCAGCGACGACGCACCCGGCGGCGACGACGGGCCCGCCGCCGCCTCGCTCGACCGTGACGACCTCACTCCCGAGCAGCAGGTCGCGCTGGAGGAGCTGCTGTTCCGGCTCGCCGACGACGAGTTCGTCCACGCCGAGCGACTCACCGAGTGGCAGATATTCGCGCCGACTATCGAGTCCGATCTCGCGCTCGCTAACGTCGCGCAGGACGAGTTCGGCCACGCCCGCCTGTGGTACGACCTCCTGCAGGAACTGGGCTACACCGAGGAGGAGTGCATCTGGCGGCGTCCCGCCGGAGAGTGGACGCACGCGACGCTGGTCGAGCGCCCCTTCGACGACGACGGCTGGGGCGACGCCGTCGTCCGCACGTACCTGTACGACGTGGCCGAGCGGATCCGCCTGGAGGCGCTGGTCGACACCAGCTACGCCCCCCTCGCCGACCGCGTCGGCAAGGCGCTGGCCGAGGAGGAGTACCACCGCGAACACGCGCTGAGTTGGCTCGAGCGTCTCGCGAGCGACGACGACGCCCGCGAGCGCCTGCAGGCCGCCGTCGACGACCTGTTCGCGCACGCCCTGTCGCTGTGGTGTCCGGGCGAGCACGAGGCCGAGATCCGGGCCGCCGGGTTCCGCCGCGAGTCGCTCACGTCGATGCGCGAGGAGTGGCTCGACACGGTGGTCCCGACGCTGGAGGGGTACGGCCTCGTCGTCCCCGAGCCCGACGGGGTGGCTCGCCCGGAGGCCCGCGGCCGCGACGGGAGCCATACCGACGACTGGTTCGACCTGTACGAGGCGTTCACCGCGACGCACCGCGAGGTCGACTTCGACCGCCCCGCGCGCCTGCGGGGAGAGGAGGCGTAG